The stretch of DNA CCACATTGTTGACCGAGTCCAGGCATCGTCCCCGGTTCTCGCATGTGGACTGGCCTCTCAGCTTTCCCAGTTCCCGGTCCAGCATGTCACGTCCATTCTTGGAGAGGGCATCCCTGATGACTCCATCCATGCTCGAGCGCATCATCTCCTGGTTGGACCTCTTCAATTCCTGCCCGAGGGAATCCATCTCCACCCTCAATCTCTCTAGCCGGACGACGATCTCTTCTTGGTTCATCTCAGGGTGTAATAGGTTTCTATTAAATAATAATACTTATTTATTAGCATAATCATTGTACGTCAAGGTGCAAATAATGACAGTCAAGCTCCCAGAGGAAGTCGCTGCGTTGTTGAACGATCCGAAGTCCGTCAAGGTCCTGACCACGGTCGCCGCCGACGGAACGCCCCACTCGATCCGCGTCGGAAGCATGGGCGCACCGGCCCCCAACCTGATATCCGTTGGCGCCGTGCTCATGAAGACCTCCAACGCCAACCTTCAGGCCACAAAGAAGGCCAACAAGCAGATATGCATACTCGTGAACTCGGAAATGAAGGCCTTCCTGGTCACCGCCACCGTCAAGGACAACCTGACCTCCGGACCGCTGTTCGACGGCACCAACGCCGCATTGAAGCCCCTCGGCCTCTCGGCAAGCGCTGTATGGACCTTCGAGCCGACGGGCGTTTGGGACGAGAGCGCCAACTACAACGCTGGCAAGAAGATCGCTTAAGCATTCAAACCCTGGCCGGGCGAACGGCCGAATTGATTTTTTTAATCCAATCTTACTATTGATGAGTCGTGACTCGAGCATAGACAATCGTCGTTGCGACCACGACCATTGCCGTATGCCCCCATGGTTATACTCAAATATTGAACTCAATGGTTCCCTTAACGGCGGGATCAGGATGTTCGGGAAACCAGCGTTGCTCAGCAATTCCACGTTGACCGTGGAGGAGCAGAGGTACCTCAGGCATACAAATGCCATGTTGAACATCCTTGGCATGATGATCGATTATGAGGACAGCAACAAGACCGCCATGACCCAAGAGCAGATCGTCGGATCATACCGGAACGCGGATTTCAATGCCGAGAGCGTTCTCTTCGAGATGCTTGACCTGGCCTACGTATCGTGTTCGGTCATCGTCTCTCCTGAGCAGCGTTCCAAGAATGTACAGGTAAAATCGATCTGCTACGCCTGGGGAACGACGTTCTTCGGCAGGGAATGGTATGTCGGATCAAAGACCAAACGCGCAGGGTCATGACCGGGCATCAGTTGCCTCCATCGATCCAGGCAGATGTCGGTTGTGCCTCATAAATTATCAACACATGTGCACAACATAGTCCAGCATCGCCGACAAGGAAACTTTTTGTATGCCCGGTAAAATAGAGTGGGCCATGGCCTGGAACTGCGCACCGACGTGCATCGGATCGATGCCCTTCAGCGACCCGATCAAAGCACTCGACGAGATAGTCAGCCGGCTTCATGAGGTCCCCTGCTGGCCCCAGCTGCCTGCCCGCGGATTCCAGGAGAATATGTATGCCCAATACGCCACGAACCTGCCGGGAGTGGTCATCGACCGGGAGAACAAGAGGGTGACAGTGGACCTGGGCAGCTACGATCCGGAGGATTTCTACAATCGGATCATAAACGATGATGTGGACAGCTTCGCCTATCCGGAGGACTGCTTTTCCGGGTTCTATGAGCTGATGAAACGAAAGATGCCATCTGGTGTCGTCGCGGTCAAAGGCCAGGTGATCGGACCGGTAAGTGCCGGCCTCCAGATAGTGGACCAGAACGGACGGCCGACGATATATGATGAGGCCTACGGGGAGATCATACGCAGAAATCTGAACATGTGCACCCGATGGCAGGAGCGTCAGCTGGCCAAACTCTCGGACAAGGTGATCATCTTTCTCGACGAGCCTTCTCTATCTCTGATCGGAACGCCCTTTGCCTCCGTCTCGGCGGACAATGTCATTTCCTGGATAGATGAGGTGCTGGAAGGGGTCAAGGCGGTACGTGGGCTGCACTGTTGCGGTAACACTGACTGGCCGATGGTCCTCTCGACCAGTGTGGACCTGTTGTCGTTCGACGCCTACAACTACGCCTTCTCGGTCTCCCTCTATCCAGAACAATTGAAGGCTTTTCTGGAACGGGGCGGCACTCTGTGCTGGGGGCTCATCCCCAATATGAGCCACCGCTTGGAGAATGAGAACGTGGACACAATCATGGCGAAGTTCGATCATACGATCAACGAACTGGTGGCCAAAGGTCTGAACCGGGACAGGCTGCTCGAACAGTCGATGATCACGCCGGAATGTGGACTGGGCGGTCTCAGCGAGGCCGAAGCCCTTCATGTGCTGGATCTGCTGGTCGGCGTATCCGAGGCGATACGATCGAAGAACGGACTGGAGGATTGAGGTGACCTTCATCGTGGCCGTCGCCGGCAAGGGAGGAGTGGGCAAGTCCACCCTGTCGGCGCTCCTGATCAAGGTCATCGCCGAACGGACCAGAACGGTGGTGATGGCCATCGATGCCGATCCGAACTCCAACCTCGGCGACAAGCTGGGCATGAAGGTCGAGCATACCATCGGCGAACTGAGGGAGGACCTTCTGCGCAAGGCCGATGAGCTGAGCGCAGGCCTCAGCAAGCACGAGCTGGTCCGTTACCAGATGGAGATGGCGAAGGTGGAGGGCAGTAACTTCGACCTTCTCACGATGGGACGGCCGGAGGGCCGCGGCTGTTATTGTTACATCAACAACATCCTGAGGACGTTCATCGATGAGGCGATGGACGCATACGACTATGTGGTCATCGACAACGAGGCCGGCATGGAGCACCTCTCCCGACGGACCACGAAGAGGATGGACGTGCTGCTGATCGTTTCCGACGCCACAAAGCTCGGCGTCGAGACGGGAAAGAGGATAATGGCCCTGGCCAAGGGTATGGAGATCGAAGTTGGCCGCAGTGTGCTGGTGGTCAACCGGGTCCAGGGGACGGTGGCGGACGCGGTCAGGCTGGAGATAGACGCCGCCGGATTCGGCTCGGTGGTCTACCTGCCGTTCGACAGGAAGGTCGAGGAAATGGCTGTCACCGGCTCTCCGGTGGTCCAGCTTGATACCTATAGTCAGTTCTATCGCGCCGTCAATGAGCTCGCCAGCACTCTGAAGTGATCAGGCCGTTCCTTTGGTCAAGGTCTTCGATATCAAAAGATTGAAAAGGCGCCCCCGGTTGTCTGGCTTGGTATCAGGATGGGAAAAATAGCGAGCCTCTTCGACCGTTCGCGCACCAGTACATGGTTCGCTCTGCTCATGGTCTTTGTCGCCACGCGCAGCGTTATAGAGGTCTGGACCGGTTCTGATCAAGGCGATAAATATCTGGTCGTGGCGCTGACTGCGGTGGCAACTGCAACCTATGGTTTGCTCCGGTTCGTCGAACTGCTCGCGTTGCCGGGATTCAAGATGAGATATCTGGTAAGGTCGTTGAATGTGACCTTCATGGCCATCATCCTGTTGGGAGAATACATCTTCTCCGACACCCTCGGCCGGATATTGGTGCTTCTGTCCCTGATCGCCATCGAGATCAACTTAGTATCCATTTTCGCCGAATATACCGGAAAGTTCAAGCGTTTCGCTGGATTTCTGAAACGGGAGAAAGGGTGGAACGGCGGCATTGTCGGAGCAAAACGAACTAGGTAATGCAAAGGTGTTCGCTGGAAATGGCATCTGATTCAAGGATACAGTGGGCCCCGATCATGCTGATCGTGTCCCTCGTCGCATTCTTCTTTGCAGTGTCACTTGTCGGTTTTGAGGGTTTCAACGTCATTGTCCAGAAGAACCAAGGGCGCTTGATGGCTTTCTTCTTCCTTCTCTTCGTCTCACTGGTCTCCTCTTGGGGGGCGTTCATCAATTCGCTCCGGCAGTTCCGTTTCTATGATGACCGGCGATGGGCCTGGTTCTATTGCTTCTTCACAGACCTGGTGGCCACCTTGATCACGGTCGGCGCTCTGTACGCTATCTTCGCTGTCGTGAGCATTACGGTAAAATAGTCTGCGAAACACGATCTGGGCACATGTCGATATGGATAGGGTTCGTCACTCCAGCGATTTGAGCATCTTGGGGAGCCCCGACGACTCCTTCGGCCCTACCACGATCTTCATGCCGGTCAGTTCTGCAAGCTTCGGTGACATGCGTGCCACCATCCCCGGTATGATCAGGACGTTCTTCTTCGACTTAGTCCTGGCACCGGATCTGTCCATGTCGTGTACGACCCCTTCGGATGTGAGCTTCCCGGCGGCGAATGCCGTCAGGACGCTGAGCCCTTCGCAGTCGACGACCTGTAACCAGACCGGCACCTTGCTCTTATCGATGTCCCCCAGCACGGTGAAGTAGGTGAGCGAGAAGTTCGTCGTGAACAGGATGGGCGAATCCTCCGTCGGATTGCCGATGGGATACAGGCCCGGTTTGACCTGGATCGGCACCTGGGGATCGGTGTAGATGTTCTGGCGCAGCACGAACAGAGGTATGGCCATCTGGGGCAGGAGCTCCTCGAACACCACGATCGACCCGTATTTCATGGTCGAGATCAGGCCCATGGTGACCCCCCGGTTCCCGGCCGGAGCGTTCACCAGCAGAGGATATCCCAAGCCCCGGAACGTCTTCTTGACGGAGAGCTTGCGGATGACGGTGCTCTTCTCGATCAGCTCCTTGAGAGTGCCGGGAGCGAAGTCCAGGACGATGTCCTCGATCCCCGCCAGCTTCACCTTGGCAACCATGTCGGCCAGGTCGTTCAGGTTGGACTCCCTGACCACCAGGGGGCACTTGAACTCCTTGGCCACCGCGGCCATCTCGGTCAGGTTGGCCTTGGTGGCGGCAGATATGAGCGGGACCTTTGCCGAGATCCTCAAGCAAGCCGCCTTGATGGCCGCCGGGTCTTCGCTGGCCAGGATGATCGGCAGTTCGGTCGAGGACGAGACCTTCTCCACCGTCGCCACGAACCTGGCGGTGTCCTTGGAATCGTTCCTGACGCACACCATGTCCAGGGCCATGATCTGACCCACGCGCTCGAAGCGCATGGCGTTGGCCTTCTGGACCCTGGAGACCACATCGTTCTCGGCCAATGTGTCCGGGACGATGATGGAATAACGGACCGGATGGAAGAACTTCTTGTCGTGGCGGTACAGTTCCGTCTCATCGCCCATTTCCAGCGTCGCTTTTCCGGTGCCTACCTTGACCAGACGGATCGGCGGTGCGGACGATGCGGCGAGCGCCTGTTTTCCAGCGTCGGAGACGTACGGGCAATCCTCCAGCTTAGCCTTCTGGTTGGCCAGCTGCATGGCGAACGCCAGGCAGGTGGGGTGCTTGCACTCTCCGCAGTTCTTCTTCGGCAGGTGCTTGAAGATCTCGATGGCGGTCGGCATATCAGTTCCCTCCCCTGAGATCGTCCAGCGCCTCACGCACGATATCTGCCGCTCCCGGGTGCCTCATGACCAGTATATCGGCCCCGGAGACCAGCGCCGCTATCGCGGTGGTCGCCTCCCACCAGATGCCCCTTTCCTTGGCGTCCCCGTAGCCGACGATGTCGTCGGACGCTTCGGCCGATTTCCACGAGGCGGTGGAGTCGCACAGCATCGGCTGCTGCAGCATGCCGTCGCCCATCAGGGCCGCCAGCCGGATGCGTTCGTTAACGGAATACGAGTAGTCCAGTCCCATGCCCAGACCGGCCATCAGCGGGTCCATGGCTATATTCTCCTTCTTCACCCCGAAATCGGTGAGCAGGATGGTGATCTGCTTCGCCAGGTTGATGTCCAGGTTGGAGAAAGCGATGAGCGGATGATCGTTGGCCATCGAGGCCGCCGATATGGATTTGTAATGCCCTTCCTCGGCGTAGCCGAGCAGCAGCCTTTCCTTCGGCGCGATGTTGCTGACCGCCTCCAGCGTCTTGGCGTCCTTCTCTTCCTGGCCGCATCCATAGACGATCAATGGGACATCGACCGCGGCCAGCACCCTCTTGACGGTCTCGGCGGCCGATTCGGGGGATGCGTTCGCCTCCTCCGGGTTGGTCGACAGGAGCTTCAGGCAGATGACCTCGGCGTGGTATCTCTCCACCCAGGCCTTGGCCCACTGGACCGGGTCCTTGACGGCGTCCCCGAAGAACTCGGCGACCGCCTTGGGAAGTTCGTCGGTGGTGTCCATGACCTCCCCGGCGATGACCTGTCGGTTAGGTGATGTCCCTTCGTACGAAAGGAAGGGCATGCCGTTGCTTCCGCCCACCAGGACCTTCTTCCCCCTTGAGCCGCCCTTCTCCGCCGAAGCGCCTAGCTCCAGTACGCCGATCTTGCCCGTCCACTTCTCCTTGGGGATTGGAACCTCGACCATGTCAATGACCTTCCTGATTGTTACTGCAGCAGCGGCGGCATCCTCAAAGCTGGGTGGTCCACCTTGGCCATCCACTCGGTCAGTCCGTCCGCTTCCGTGGTGACCGTCTCGTCCGCGATCTTGTCCACGAAGTCCGGTTCGCCCAGTTCCGCCGCTCTCTTCTCCAGCGTTCCGCGCATCGCTTCCTTTAGATCCTTTGGCATCCACGCGATGCGGAGGAAACCGCCGTCGGCTGGGATGAATTTCTTGCTGATAAGGTATTTCCTGCCGACGCCGATGAAACCGGGGGTCTGCTTTCCGCCGCCGATCGAACCGGCCAGCGTCGAGAACTTCATTCCGACCGGGGTCATGCCCGGGAACTCCCGGTTGACCACTATGACCGCCTGGACGTCCGCGGTCATGGCCACGATGCACTCGAAACAGCCGCAGGAGGTCATCGGGTCCTCCATCAGAGTATAGGCATTGAACCGCTCCAGCTTGTGGTGCGTGAGGTCGTAGACCGCCTGGTTGACCCCGGTCCATTGGCCTTTGACAGCGTCAACCGTTTCGCCCTTCGGTATGGGCTGGTTCGGTCCGGTCGGTGATATCTCCTTGCCGGTCTTCGCGTCCAGATAGTTGATCGCCCCGCACAGACCGAGCCTTTCCGGCGTCACGATGCAGATATGATCAGGCGCGAACGACTGGCACATGAGACAGGAATAGAACGTGTCCACCGCCTCGTCGGTCAGGCCGGCCATCCGGGCGTCCCTCTTGGCGTACACCTCCATGGCCTCCGGCTGCCGGCGCCTGATCTCCTCCTCATCGGTGACGATGGTGACCTGGACCCGGCTGATGATGTTGCCGAACTCCTCTTTCATCTTGGTGATGAGGATGTCCCCGAAGTGCTTGAAACGGAAACCGGCGGCCACCGCGTTCTTGC from Methanomassiliicoccales archaeon encodes:
- a CDS encoding pyridoxamine 5'-phosphate oxidase family protein, translated to MTVKLPEEVAALLNDPKSVKVLTTVAADGTPHSIRVGSMGAPAPNLISVGAVLMKTSNANLQATKKANKQICILVNSEMKAFLVTATVKDNLTSGPLFDGTNAALKPLGLSASAVWTFEPTGVWDESANYNAGKKIA
- a CDS encoding AAA family ATPase, with the protein product MTFIVAVAGKGGVGKSTLSALLIKVIAERTRTVVMAIDADPNSNLGDKLGMKVEHTIGELREDLLRKADELSAGLSKHELVRYQMEMAKVEGSNFDLLTMGRPEGRGCYCYINNILRTFIDEAMDAYDYVVIDNEAGMEHLSRRTTKRMDVLLIVSDATKLGVETGKRIMALAKGMEIEVGRSVLVVNRVQGTVADAVRLEIDAAGFGSVVYLPFDRKVEEMAVTGSPVVQLDTYSQFYRAVNELASTLK
- the acsC gene encoding acetyl-CoA decarbonylase/synthase complex subunit gamma, encoding MPTAIEIFKHLPKKNCGECKHPTCLAFAMQLANQKAKLEDCPYVSDAGKQALAASSAPPIRLVKVGTGKATLEMGDETELYRHDKKFFHPVRYSIIVPDTLAENDVVSRVQKANAMRFERVGQIMALDMVCVRNDSKDTARFVATVEKVSSSTELPIILASEDPAAIKAACLRISAKVPLISAATKANLTEMAAVAKEFKCPLVVRESNLNDLADMVAKVKLAGIEDIVLDFAPGTLKELIEKSTVIRKLSVKKTFRGLGYPLLVNAPAGNRGVTMGLISTMKYGSIVVFEELLPQMAIPLFVLRQNIYTDPQVPIQVKPGLYPIGNPTEDSPILFTTNFSLTYFTVLGDIDKSKVPVWLQVVDCEGLSVLTAFAAGKLTSEGVVHDMDRSGARTKSKKNVLIIPGMVARMSPKLAELTGMKIVVGPKESSGLPKMLKSLE
- a CDS encoding acetyl-CoA decarbonylase/synthase complex subunit delta, translating into MVEVPIPKEKWTGKIGVLELGASAEKGGSRGKKVLVGGSNGMPFLSYEGTSPNRQVIAGEVMDTTDELPKAVAEFFGDAVKDPVQWAKAWVERYHAEVICLKLLSTNPEEANASPESAAETVKRVLAAVDVPLIVYGCGQEEKDAKTLEAVSNIAPKERLLLGYAEEGHYKSISAASMANDHPLIAFSNLDINLAKQITILLTDFGVKKENIAMDPLMAGLGMGLDYSYSVNERIRLAALMGDGMLQQPMLCDSTASWKSAEASDDIVGYGDAKERGIWWEATTAIAALVSGADILVMRHPGAADIVREALDDLRGGN